The Aedes albopictus strain Foshan chromosome 1, AalbF5, whole genome shotgun sequence genomic interval ttttgaacAGCTGCTCCCGACTGGGAATGGCCTGATCCAGGTACATCTTGATCCGCTGCCAAACGTTACCGGTGTTTTGATGTTTCATGAATAGCCAATACCGGGGAATTAGCATGCACTGGACGTGGTTGCGGGCCACGATCGAGCGATCTTGCATGCGTTCGCCGAGTCCGAACACCGACCCACAGCTGTACGTTCCCACGTCCAGAAAGTGGTGCTCCAACTTTTCTTCGTTTGGTTGATTCTGAAACGAAAAAGGTGCATTTTCTTGTACAACAAATTTGTATCAAAACGCTATCATTTCGCTTCAAATCATATTTTCCTAGAGAAAGCAATAATAATTAAGTCTCAAATCCTACCTGACTGTCATGATCGTCGCTTTCTTCGCAGCTACCACTTCGAGCCAAGCTCAGCCGCGACCCAGACAACGATTGCCGCAAGGTTGGCGAAAGAACGGCTTCTAAAACTTCGGAATCTTTCCGTTTCATCAACCGCTCAGCTATGTGAAGTATCCGGTCGTCCGATTCGGCCGGTAGCAGCCGGAAGCACTGCCTCTGTCCACGCACTTTCTTCATCATTTTCAAACATTGCAGCACCAAACACTGACCACTGAGGACAAAGTACGCATACTCAAGGTCACCGCCCGTCCCGGGAACGGCAATCTGCTGCTGGGGCTCGTAGTGGGCCACCTTGGCCAAGATGCAGCACTCCCGAATCTGCGTGAGTAACAAAATAAGATAATCGTTGCAGTCACATTGtcgcattcccacactagctcaCCTGATCCTCCGTCCAGTGGTCAAAGTATTGGAAGCGCCGGATCGCTTCCTGCATCTGGTTCCATTGTAGCCGCAGGGTTGGTTCTAGCAGCCGTTTGAAATCCTCCCCGGAAACACACAGCAGTTCGCAGTCAGCTTTCGAGCGTTATTATTGCACAAACCCAATTTCGGAAGTCGACCGACGACAACGGATTCGTTCGTTCCATACACAAGGCCACCGGAAAAGTAAATGAGCAGAGAAATTTACGTTACTCCTGAGGTGGGTGAGCTAGCATTCTGGGAGTACAGTTTCCACTCGGAGAGAACGGCTTTTGGCAAAAAGGTTTGTTAATAGTCAGCTAGCTGTTGCTAGCTGGATAGCTGTTTGAACGTAACGTTGTCAATAAACGTGCATTTTATGTGTTCTCTTTTCAGTTTCATTGCTCTTTATTTTTCTTTGGAGTTCAACCAACAACTTTCGCGAGTTAAGGCGCTTAAGATCTgaagcttaaccctctaatacccaaccccctttagacggggtatactttaagcatttttgtaatttttgtttcgtggccaattattttttttatattttggctgttatttatttatttatttatttttaactttaaattttgtaagagggaaaagcccctttgagtgatttccaaattaacatgttgaaatcgttctcaaaaaggcataaaacctcttaatcttttcaaaatacattataaacaatttttaaaacttaataaaggctcctccggaaataaTCCATAGCCGAGCCGATATCTTAATAAGAACTTGATAGGGAGGGTCCATGATCCGAGGTATATTTTGGCTGTTATTCAGGGCTGTTCtgcatatctcaaaatggttgtttggtcttttaaagcgtatttacatttttttaatcatttaaaaattgatgTTTAGTCACCATTCATTCAGagttcattgtttattttgtattgaaccaCTAAAATTAACGTATATAAACAATTTCCTAAATCATACTaacatagtaaaatagtttaggGAATAGTTTGTTTtcgtttcaaaaaatctgtatcccaaataggtttccaggaaaaatataaaagtgtaaggatgttcaaaaataaatatttgaaaaatcaaaaaccgaaattcacaaaatcaagaGTTATAATGAATCACCTTCCAGAaaagtgaagaggccatttttttcatttgggcctgccgcgtcgtcgtcgtcgcagatttggctgtgctcatcttcgtacggggcggtttagtgtgatttttgaggcaaagtgaaaaagccgcttttttattcggaccggctgcgtcgtcgtcgtcgtcaatttgaatgtccacatcgtcgtacccgtgtgtagttgtagcggtttagtgtgatttcggagaagaggccagttagtggaagatgctgtagcacatacgcactggacacttcgaaggatgtttattggtgagctctttccattttatcataataataataataataataaaaattaatgctaaaggatttatacaattctgctctggtttttgtgtatttatctaacaaatattgaaaagttcgtcacgtcatgtgtcggcgctagttttcaatgaacattcagttgataataaatatgtttctttcattttttgcatttacacaaaaatttgaatggtttgtcatcttcggtgtcgacatttgtaatattttagtcaaaatgaataaatgttttgactcaatagtaaaggttgcatgagagtccgtcttggttcgtcgttgcatcgcgtcgtcgttctgtgtgcgtgcttttagaaaaaaaaaaactagtttttgtgcgagtcggtcgtgtgatgtcaGCAGCGGATTACATTTCAGCCcgccttggttcgtcgttgcatcgcgtcgtcgtcctgtgtgcgtactcatcttcgtacgaggcggtttagtgtgtttttggaggcaaaggaagtgccgcttttttcattcggatcgggcgcgttgtcgtcgacaatttgaatgtgcacatcgtcgtacccgtgtgttgttgtagcagttcagtgtaatttcgaggccagttagtggaagatgctgcagctctggtttttgtgtatttatctaacaaatattgaaaagttcgtcacgtcatgtgtcggcgctagttccaaatgcacatttagttgataataaataatttcctttaattttttgcatgaacgcaaaaatttgaatggttcgtcatcttcggtgtcgacatttgtaatattttagtccaaatgaataaatggtttgactcaaataaaggttgcatgaatttctgaaaaaagagagggtcggtaaaagatagacggcgaaccttgcggtaagatctttctgatttatttatcacgtgttatttggttaatacttgtgaattgatcgcgttcagctttgtctcgcgcggaaatgcaaactacagatgcgtcggtgtttagcattgtgttctctttagttgcgaatgaataacttatgtagggtgagttttgaggcacaaaagatcgcgttcgtcgcccaaggtttagaagggtatttcttctcgagcgcattattaatcgcgattcaaaacattacactcgtttaccacgacaaaatcctcaacacatctccatttcccctgtccaaactcctagtgatttctcgtagtaacgcagagaattcctcggttattggcctaagcgagaatcacgtcatcacttccttccctatcctcaattgacctgcattcggacgcggccggcgctggtattgcttattgaaaagtattgggattccagcatttacacaatgaagagaaagctaatcccaagcatcatcagttggttctttgtgtaaatgcagttatccttgcaataacagaggagcaaccgcgggcggtcaatcatgctcatgctcatgctcagttataatgaatcaccttccaaaacatattgaaatcgattttagatgatgaaaaatgatatttaaatcaaaatcaaaaaaatgggGATTAGAGGATTAGtttatggattgttgttacattttcaTGCCTTCGCGAGAAAATACCATTCTCTTGTTTTTTATTCAGTGTCAAATGAAGCACTCGCGAAAAACAATCTTCTAAAAGCACCAACGGACGCGCCCTCTTTCGCTTTACCGCTCCAACTGAGAGGcagttcacaaaaaaaaaacaattccccAAAAACAACAAACGCGCGGGTCCCTTTTCGTAATCCCGCTCCGACTCAATGGCAGCGTGCAAAGGCAATGAATAAAAAAGTGGTGGAGCCTGCACTGTTTACGAACATAACCAACTGGGTTTCTGCAATTTTTGAACGGTTACCACTGAAATTTTCGTGTTCATTTGTTTTTCACTGTAAGATTCCATGGTT includes:
- the LOC109432946 gene encoding uncharacterized protein LOC109432946, giving the protein MSSKKKAEEEKRRRAYIHFRFRSLVRTVIANNYWLSELEDQEFGDNARRNIAIIVRRKGRKGLLTIFDKMILNQPSSGRTAEQKAKLADVFRQLECLSRFPLEVREQLATCAGYRYYNAGRTVLREKNQPVSVYFVLNGEITVSRLQWDPVYKEFVDVPCGVRVPGEMFGDIAFLYDCPRTATCTTATDCELLCVSGEDFKRLLEPTLRLQWNQMQEAIRRFQYFDHWTEDQIRECCILAKVAHYEPQQQIAVPGTGGDLEYAYFVLSGQCLVLQCLKMMKKVRGQRQCFRLLPAESDDRILHIAERLMKRKDSEVLEAVLSPTLRQSLSGSRLSLARSGSCEESDDHDSQNQPNEEKLEHHFLDVGTYSCGSVFGLGERMQDRSIVARNHVQCMLIPRYWLFMKHQNTGNVWQRIKMYLDQAIPSREQLFKKFLDDINWMVYRKRVVSDVIQRRGRQINTRLADVPIVCRVEQSDIGQSKKR